The DNA region ATAAATCCCCTCCCAGCACGCTGAGGAAGCTGCTGATGTATCCGATCAGACAGCTGCAGACAGATGGACACCAACAGCCCCTCACCCCAAAAGGACACCCCTCGCTCTCCCTGCGGGCAGCCACCGGCCCCCGGGATGGGGAAGCGCTAGGAGCCCGCTGCGCCTTACCTGGAGGTACGTCTTGTACTCGATGAGCTTCTCGGTGCCTCGGTGCAGAAGGCCGATGTGGGGGTCGCACTTCTTCACCGTCTCCCCGCTCAGCTCCATCACCAGCCGCAGGACCCCGTGGGCAGCCGGGTGCTGGGGCCCAAAGTTTATGGTCAAACTGGAGACCTTCTTGTGAGCCAGAGGGTCCTTGTCTGCTcgggggaggaaagaggagagtcGGGCAGGGAGGAACATCCACCCCGAGCAGCGCCGCTGCCCCCGAGCGCCCTCGGCCTTTCCCGGCAGCACAGACACGCAGAGCGGACACTGGACAGACGTCCAAGCTGAGCTCAGGGCTTGGCTGGACATCGGGAACGCGGTGTCCCCACCGCCAGCTCCCGTCTCGGCCCAACGCAAGACCCCTGGGACAGGTCCAAGGGCCTCCCGCTGCCTCCTGGGAGGCTCAGCCCCGTCTGGCTGCTCTTCCCGGAGCGCGGGGAGCCAGGCGGCTTCCCAATGCTGCGTAGGCGGAAGGGCCAGGGCCGCCGCAGAGACCACGCGCAGGAAGATTTGCAGAGCCAGCGAGGAGAAGCGAGGGGTGAGAAGCCCAAAGCCTGACCAGGGCCTGATGCAGGAGCGTCTCGCAGCACCTCGGGGGGCACGGATGCGGTTTAAGCTCCCCGGGGACTTGCCCTGTACACCCGCACCCCTGAGACCCAGGCACTCGCAGGACACTCAGAAGAACAGATACCCCAGAAACACCCACTGAGTCCTTGCTGGGCACCCGCCAGTCTCAGAGCACCCACCAGGCACCCAGTGAGCCCCAGTCTGGCCCCAAGCATGCACCAAGCAGCGCCCCTGGGTACCCAGGGGCCCGGGACACCCCCAGACCCACACAGGACCCACTGGGCCAGTACCTTCGCTGAGTCACAGGCCCCAGTGGGCATCCAATGAGGCCCAGACTGACCCAGGGCACTCCCCGCCCCCATGTAACCCCCAACCTGACATCCACTGAGCCCCCACGGGGCCCTGAGTGCCTCCCAGACAGCTCTGAGCACCCACAGGGACTCCAACGAGCCACCGTCTGGCTCTGGAGCCCACTGAGCACCCCCAagggcccccagcaccccttcaGGGCTCCCTCAGGGCCTTGCCCCCCCCCGAGCCCACCCAGGACACCCAACACCCTCCCAGGGCCCCTCCAGGCGCTCAGGGTCCTCCCAGGGCACCCAACTTCCAGGGCCCTCCAgagggtccccaacaccccctcaGGTTACCTGACATCCTTCCAGGGCCGAAGGCCCCCCCCAAGGGCCTCAGAGCACCCCCAAGGCCTCGACTCCACCCAGAGCACCTGACACCCCCCAGGGCCTCGGCCTCCCACCCGAGGGGCCTTCCCACGGCCTCAGGGCctctccaggacccccccagggcgCCCGACACTCTCCCAGGGCCCCGGGCTCCCCCCTCCTGGGCTCCCCCGGGGCCTCGCCCCCCCGCTGACGCCCTCCACCGCCTCTCACCGTTCCAGGGCGGCGGCACCCACTTCTCTGTCTCCTTGCTCGGGTACATGACGGCGCCGGCGAAGTGCTGGGCCCACTCCACATCGGGCTGCCACTGCCGCGCCGCCCTGCGGGACGGGGCCGGGCGGTGAGGGGGGGCCAGGCCCGGGCCCAggacccgccgccccccgccccccccgggcccgggcctcccgcccccggccccgcctccaGTCCCGGTTCCCCAGCGCTCTcaccgggccggggccgggcccagccgcgccgccgccgccgcccgcagccccgaAGGTGCCCGCAGCCGCCCCAGCGCCCGCAGCGCCGCCATCTTGCCCTTGGCACTGCGCATGCGCCGCCCCGCCCTcaccgccgcggcgggggcggggccgggcgccatGCTTGGGGAGGTCAGGCGAAGCCCTGCCGCGCCGCCATATTTACCATGGGCAGCTCCGCCGCCATCTTTACTAAGGGAAAAAGCCAGGCCGCCGCCATCTTTGTGCTGGGCAGAGTCTGGCTGCGGCACGGGGCGGTCCCGTggggatggacatggggacagaggggacggggggggggacaggggtggggacaggggtggggacggagggaacagggatggggacaggatgaggACAGATGGGAGAGGGGACGGAGGGAAcagggacggaggggacagagtgacggggacggaggggacagggcGAGCAGGACGTGCTGGGTGAAGGAGGAGCGGGGTGTCCCCGCGTGATGGCGGGGAGATGCGTGTCCCCAGGCCTCCCCACTTGGGAACCGCTGCGGCCGGAGGTggcccctgtcccctcccctgaCACCCGCGGTGTCCCCATGCGGGTGCTGGGCCGGGGGTGTGACCAAAATTGTGCTGTGTCCGCCCTTGCCCACActgcgcccccagccccccccgcttGGGCATTCCCTGGCTCCGGCATCCAGATTTGCCTCccccacggggacacggggaccacCCAGCCGTGCCAGGACCCtccgtgtcccctgtcccccccctaCGTCTCCATGACGCGGGGTCACTCCGGCTCTCGCGGCCTCGCCCTGCGTCACCACCCCGGTGACGCCAGCGGCCGCCCGGCCCCCACGTCACGGCTGTTCCCGACCCGGCGTGAGTCACGGTGACCTCGCGTGCCGTCCAGATGTTAGCCGCTGGccaccagccccccccgcccccggcgcagGGCCACCCTGCTGCGCCAGGAGGAGCCCCCCGCGCCGagcccctgccagcacccaggggtgccccagggccCCGACCCCGGATCCGGGGGGATGCgggagctggggatgctggagttgggggatactggagctgggaatactggagctgggggatactggagctggggggatgcttGGAGCTGGGaatactggagctggggggatactggagctggggggatgctggagttggggatactggagctggggggatactggagctggggggatgctggagctggggggatgctggagttGGGGGATACTGGCGTtggggatactggagctggggggatactggagctgggagatgctggaTCTGGGAATACtggagctgggagatgctggagctggggatactggagctgggggaTGATGGAGCTGGGGGATGTgggagctggggatgctggagttggggggatactggagctggggggatactggagctggggatgctggagctggggggatactggagctggggggatgctggagctgggggatactggagctggggggatgctggagctaggggatactggagctggggggatgctggaactgggggatactggagctggggggatgctggagctggggggataTTGGAGTTGGGGGATACTGGCGTtggggatactggagctggggggatactggagctgggggaTGATGGAGCTGGGGGATGTgggagctggggatgctggagttggggggatactggagctggggggatactggagctggggatgctggagctggggggatactggagctgggagatgctggagctgggggggatACTTGAGctggggggatactggagctgggggatactggagctggggggatgctggagctggggggatactggagctggggggatactggagctgggagatgctggagctgggggggatACTTGAGctggggggatactggagctggagggatgctggagctggggagaTACTGGAGCTGGGGATACTGGAGTtggggatactggagctggggggatgctggagctggagggatactggagttggggatactggagctggggggatactggagctgggaATACTGGAGCAggggggatactggagctggggtGATACTGGAACTGGGGGATAatggagctggggggatgctggagctggggggatgctggagctggggggatacTGGAGTTGGGGGATACTGGCATtggggatactggagctggggggatactggagctgggaATACCGGAGCAGGGaatactggagctggggggatgctggagctggggggatactggagctgggggatgctggagttggggggatactggagctggaggatactggagctgggaatgctggagcaggggggatactggagctggggtGATACTGGAACTGAGGGATAatggagctggggggatgctggagctggggggatgctggagctaGGGGGATACTGGAGTTGGGGGATACTGGCATtggggatactggagctggggggatactggagctgggaATACCGGAGCAGGGaatactggagctggggggatgctggagtttggggatactggagctgggggggatactggagctgggggatgctggagctgggggcaTACTGGAGCTGGGGCATACTGGAGCTGGAgggatgctggagctggggatactggagctgggggatactggagctggggatgctggagctggggatactggagctgggggatgtgggagctggggatgctggagctggggggatacTGGAGTTGGGGATATACTAGAGTTGGGGGATACTGGAACtggggatactggagctgggaTGATACTGGAGCTGGGGATACTGGAGCTGGAGTGATACTGGGGCTGGGGATACTAGagctggggggtgctggagctgggggatgctggagcCGGTGGATGCCACAGGTGGCGGATGCTGCATGTGGTGAATGCCGGAGGTGGCGGATGTCGGCCAGCGCAGATGTCAGGTCGCAGGGATGCCGGCTGTGCCGGATGCTGGAGCCGGCGGATGCTGCAGCCCGAGGGACGCCGGCTCTGGCGGATGCTGACTGCGGCAGACGCTGGAGCCTGGCGGATGCTGCATGTGCCAGCGCAGCACCTGCCGGGGCCGTGGTGGGCTCCCGGTGGGCTCTGCGCCCCGCCAGCAATGCCACTGccggtgggtgctgggcaggtgcCGTCCCAGCCAGGCCCAGCTGCGGTGCTGGTGGGTCCCATGGGTGCAGCCGAGCACCGCTGTGGCACCGGCACAGAGGCCCTTTGTGCGGCGGCGCCGGGTGCCGCCGGCTCCCTTTGTGCGGGGCCGTGTCACCCTCTTGTTCTCCCGGGGACGGCGGGGatggcaccggcaccggcaccagcacgaCAGCACCCAGGGCCACGCAGGGCACCCCCAgatgtggggtgctggggtgctggggtgccaggggtgCCGGGGCAGGAAGGGCGGCCAGGCCCGGCCCCCCATTTTCCGAGAAGGGAGGAAGCAGGAtgcagccgggctgggggccAGGATGTGACTCGAGGTGTGATACAGCGGATGGCCCTGCTGGGAAGTGCGGACATGGGGAGGGGGACGGTGCGGGTGACACCGGACGGGCTGGGAccgaggggatggggagggatggaagAGTCAGGGATGGATGAAGAGGATGAGGAGCGttggaggggatggggatggagcatTGGGGTATAGGGAGCagcaggtgctgcagggtgggggAGCTTCCCCGGGGTGCTCCCAGCCCTATGCCCATCCCAGACACCCCAAGGCCGTCCCTGGCAGACACCCACCCCAACCCTGGCCCccaccaccccagggtgccccacaGCGGCACCGGTGAGGGGGGTCCTGGTGTGGGGGATCCCGGTGAGGAAGGACCCCAGTAAGGGGGTCCCAGTGAGGGGGTCCCAGTGAGGGGAGTCCTGGCATGGGGGTCCCGGTGAGGGGGATCCTGGTGAGGGGGGTCCTGGCATGGGGATCCCGGTGAGGGGGTCCCACTGAGAGGAGTCCTGGTGTGGGGATCCCGGTGAGGGGATCCCGGTGCGGGGGTCCCAGCGAGGGGGatcccccagcccggccctgctCCCCGGGGACCCCTCTCTGCCTTCCCGGAACAgctcgggggggccggggccacccccgccgccggggcagccccgctccgccccgcccgcccggggccgccTCTCCCGCCCGTTAaaaggcggcggcgggggcacaGCCGGTGGGGACCCGCTGTCGCCTCCCGCTGTCGCGGTGTCGCGGTGGTGTCGCGGTGCCCGGGCCATGCGCCACGCGCTCCTGGCGCTCCTGGTCGCTGCTGTCGCCGCTGTCGgagctgcccccggccccccgtgTCCCGTAACGGCACCGGACGGAGCCGGGACACGGTCCCGCGTGGGGCTGGCCCCGAGGAGAGCCAAGGTACGGCCGGGCCGGGACATGGCCGACCGGAATGGGCTGGGACACACCGGACAGAGATGGACCGGGATGGACCGGGATGGGCTGAGACTGGGATGTGCTGGGACGGGGATGGACCGGGACCGGGATGGACCGGGACCGGGATGGACTGGGACGGGGCGGGAGACGCCGGACCGGAAtgggcagggccgggggcgggccgggctTCCTCTCCGCCTCCCGGGGCAGGGCCAGGACCCGCCCCGAGGGTGCGACCGGGGCCGCGGGCAGCCGGGACCCtgcggggggacacgggtggTGTCACGGGCGTGGGCTGTTGCGGAGCCCAGAGGCGATGAGGTGCGCTGGGCTGGCACGGTGCTGGGGGGGACCGGCATGGGGTGGGAGGTGCTAGGGGACACTGGGACGGTGTTACCAGCGTTGGGGGGCACTGGCCGGCGCCGGTCGCCTGCCCCAGCGCTCTGCTTCCCGGCAGCGCTTCGCCTCGGTGCCGCGGTACGTGGAGATGCTGGTGGTGGCGGACGAGTCGATGGCCCGGTTCCACGGCGCGGGGCTCCGGCGGTACCTGCTGACAGTGCTGGCGGCAGCTGCCCGGTCCTTCCGGCACGGCAGCCTGGGCAACCCGGTGGAGCTGCAGGTGACGcggctggtggtgctgggccagggcacccccggaccccccaccacccccaacgCTGCCCAGATGCTCCGCAACTTCTGCCAGTGGCAGAAGGGACTCAACGTCCCCGACGAGGACAGTCCCCTCCACTTCGACACCGCCATCCTCTTCACCCGGCAGGTGCGGGGGGTGAtggctgggggggcctggggggagctGCAGGCTTCTTCGGGGTCCCTGCGGGGTGGCTGGGGACTGGCAGGGTCGCTGGGTGACCCCCAAagtgtttgggtgctggccaagCCCCTGGGGTGTCCGTGGGTTTCGGGGGCTGGCAGGGTCCCCAGGGCCCATCCCAGGGCATTTGGGTGCTGGccgggtttgggggtgccccgaGCCCCTCCCTCACCCCGCCTGCCCCTAGGACCTGTGTGGGGCGGCCACCTGCGACACGCTGGGCATGGCCGATGTGGGCACCGTCTGCGACCCCGAGCGAAGCTGCGCCATCGTGGAGGACGACGGGCTGCAGTCAGCATTCACGGCTGCCCACGAGCTGGGTGAGCGGCGGGGGCCAgcacgggggaggggggggacccaCTGCTGCCCGTGAGCCGCCCTGGGGCTGACGCCGTTGTCCCCTGGCACAGGCCACGTCTTCAACATGCTGCACgacacctcccagccctgccgggaGCTGAACAGCCGCTCCGGAGCCACGCGCCGCGTGATGGCTCCCGTCCTTTCCTCGCTGGAGCCCGGTGAGATGTGGTCCCCATGCAGCGCCCGCTTCATCACCGACTTCTTGGACAACGGCCACGGTACAACCCAGCATGGGGGGTCCCAGTGCGGGGGGTCCTGGCACTGTTGGGGAACCCCCCGTGCAGCCGTGTCACCTCCCCGCAGGTCACTGCCTCCTGGACAAGCCTCCAGAGTGGCTGCAGCTGCCCTCGGCGCTGCCGGGCAGCGTCTACCCGGTGCTGCGGCAATGCCAGCTCGCCTTCGGGCCCGACTCGCGGCACTGCGGCGACCTGCAGCCGCCCTGCGCCTCGCTGTGGTGCACCGGCCACGTCGGTGGCCGCTCGGTCTGCCAGACGAAGCATTTCCCCTGGGCCGACGGCACGCCGTGCGCGCCAGGCAGAGCCTGCATGGACGGGCTCTGTGTCAGCAACGGCCGCATGCAGGAGCTCACCGTGAgtcccggcggggtggggggggctgcgggttGGGCACTCTCCCGCCAGCACTGGTTTGACCCCCCATTGCGTTTTCCGGCTGCAGATGCCCGTGGATGGTGGCTGGGGGCCGTGGGGGCCATGGGGCGGGTGCTCGCGGACCTGCGGCGGTGGTGTTCAGCTCTCCCACCGCAACTGCACCGCGCCGGTGCCTCGCCACGGCGGCCGGTACTGCGAGGGCAAGCGCACCCGCTTCCAGTCCTGCAACGTGGAGGAGTGTCCCGGCAGCACCCGTAAGTGGGGCCGGccaggggctgggagcggggatGGCACCGGTCCCCAGTGCAGGCTGCgaggggtctgggggctgctgCCGGTGCTGACCGTGCCTCACCACCGCCGCAGCCCTCGCCTTCCGGGAGGAGCAATGTGCCGCCTACAACCATCGCCCCGAGCTCGTCAAGGGGCTCCCGGCCCCCCTGGACTGGGTGCCACGCTACAGCGGTGTCCCTGAGCGGGACCAGTGCAAGCTGACCTGTCAGTCCCAAACCCTGGGCTACTACCACGTGCTGCAGCCAAGGGTGAGTGTCCCCCCGCCCGCCGTGCACCCCCGGGTGCTGCCAGCGGGCGCTGAGGCTGTGCCATGCCGCAGGTGGCCGATGGGACGCCCTGCTCCCCCGAGAGCACGGGGGTGTGCGTGCAGGGCCGCTGCATCCCCGCCGGCTGCGACCGCGTCATTGGCTCCAAGAAGAAGTTCGACAAGTGCATGACGTGCGGCGGTGACGGCTCCGGCTGCACCAAGGTCTACGGCTCCTTCACCAAACCCCGGTAAGCACCCCAAcgctggcggggggcggggggggatgccACCTGCACGCTGCCACCATCCCTCCCTCCAACCCTGCTGTGCCCCGCAGCTACGGCTACAACGACGTGGTGACCATCCCGGCGGGCGCCACGCACCTCCTGGTCCGGCAGATCTCAGCGGCGGGCAGCGAGGACGTCTTCCTGGCGCTGCGGCGGCCAGCCGGCGGCTCCCTGCTCAACGGCGGCTACGTCCTGGTGCCCTCCCCGACCGACGTGGTGCTGGCGGGCGGCGCGACCCTGCGCTACAGCGGGGCCACGGCGGCCACCGAGACGCTGGCGGGCCGGGGGCCGCTGCGCGAGCCCCTGGTGCTGCAGGCGCTGGTGGTGGATGAGCGGCGCCCACCGCGCTTGAAATACAGCTTCTTCGTGCCCCAGGCACAGAGACGCCCATCGGCAGCCTGGGAGAAGCAGAAAGCCGAGATCCTGGAGATTCTCAGGAGCCTCCAGCGTGACAAGTAGGGGCACGAGCCCGGCCAGGACGCGGCTCTGCCAGGGAGCAATGCCGGTGGCACCGCAGCGCCTATTTATTTGGTTATTTATTGCCTGCGGAGAACAGGGGCACTGCCCACAGGACGGTGTCGGGCAGCCCCTCGGCAGAGCCCCGGTGGGCTCGTGCCAAGCACGGGACGAGCCCCGGTGCAGGTAACCACATCTACCTCAGCCCCTCCGCGGGCAGAGCGGGGCGACCCCCTGGGCAGGCTccagggccccccctccccgcgccacCCCCCGCCCTGGCTGCGCCCTGCCCCAGCGCAGCCACCCAGCTGTAATTTATTGCAGTGCCGTTATTTAAAGCTATTTATGCCAACTATTTATGGCTGGCATGGTGTGTGGCGATCGGCGCGGCGGTGCCAGGCACAGCAACGTCCCTCGGGCGCAGCTGCGGCTGCGTCAACCCTCCCTCACTGCTCCCAGCGCGGCCCCAGCGTCTTCCCCTCCCAggatgcccccagcacccccctgccccccaagaaCAGGGCACCACCCGCCTTGCCCAGAACGGGACTTTATTGGGCGCCTCCTCCCGGCCATGCACAGCCCCTTGGGGCGGCTGCAGGTCTGTACCCGTCTCTCGAGGCCGTGGGCACACCGGGCCCAGCCTGACCCAAAGATGTCCCCGGGGTGGAAAATCCCCGCCCTGAGCCCCCCGCGGagccctgcaccccagggacgcTGGGCCCAGGTGCTCGCTGTGCTGGGGAGCCCTAGGACCTCGCTGCTGCGCCAGCTCGGTGCTGCCGGGTGGGTGCCCAGGCTTTGGCGGTGGCAGATTCACCCCCGGGGCGGGCAGAAGGCTCACACTGCCGGGCGCGGAGGTGGCGAAGCTCCATCGTGGCTTCGCATCCTTGTGCGAAGCTGCCATCGGCGCGTTTCCAGTATCCTCCCGTGTGCCGGGCGCGGGGAGCTCAGATGTagcagctgggcagggggctgtacgTGGGGCCCCGGgaggggctgcagctccagggGAAGAGCCAGCAGAGCATGAAGCCTGgccagagggaaggggagaggcgtGAGCCACGCtgggggccccggccccgcacacCTCCCCGGCCCCATGCACCTTGCCCAAACACCTCCCGCAGCAGCGCCAGTTTGGGTTTCGGGGGCCGCGGCCCCTCGCAGTTCGTCTCCTTCAGCCCCTGATTGCTCCAGGGGCATCTCGTCTGTGACGATCGACACGACCTGGGGGTGACGGGGATGTCACCGCTAGCACACAGCCACCCCCACTTGCCCCAgtgtccgccgccaccgccacaCCGACCTGCTCATGAAACACGACGGCGACGAAGTCCCCGAAGAGAAGGGACTCCAGCAGCAGGATGATGCAGCGAGCCCTGGGAGGGCGGCCGCGGGCTGGAGCCACGTGGGGCAGCCCAGAGCCTGTCCCCACTGCGCCCAGGGCAGGCCCAGGATCCTGCCATGGCGCCGCCACCCTGGTCCTCCCCTCCCGACGCGAGCTCCTCCCCAGAGCAGGGAGTTGGGACCCCTGCGCTGCCCCCACTCACATCTGGATGCGGTTGTTGGCGATGTCTCCTCCTGCCGCCATCCCTGCCAGGCTCCTGCCCGCCGGTCCCAGCCAGGCGGCCAGCACCAGGCCCGCGGCGTAGAGACTGGCTGGCCCTGGTGCAGGCAGTGAGCACCCCCCAATCCACACCATGTCCCCCAgacctgcctgctgccctggggctgggcaccccgATGTCCACcccgggagcccccagcccctgtgccCACCCCAACGCCCAGCTGCTGCCCGCAGAGCCCGGCCAGGGGATCCCCACGGGGAACGGGGACCCCCACGCAACTCCTCACCAGTGTAGAAGAGGAACTGGACGAAGTATTTCTGGTGTAACTCCCCGACGCAGTTGTTGATCCtacagacggacagacagactgGGGTGACGGGGGGTCTCGCCGCCCCAGGGCCCCTCTCAGGGCCTGGGGACAGGAACGAGCAGCAGCGGAGCCCCTTGGGCCCCGTGCCGGAGGTGCCTACCCGGGGCAGCGGTGGTCCCTGCAGCGCGCAGTGGGGGCACTGGCGGCAGCggtgggcgcggggcggcggtAGGCCTCGCAGCGGTCGCACACCGTCCAGTCCTCCGGGCTCTGCCGGGACGGCGCTCAGCGGGGACCGGCCGCCGGGGTCGCTGCCGGTTTCCTCCAGGTCGGAGAAGCCGATGGCGGTGTCGGGGAGGGGAACTGCGCCTGGGGGGGGACGCGAGCACCCACCTCGCCGGGACACAACGGGGCGGCCGCCCCGGGCTGAGCCCCGGTGGGGGCTccgcggggagccgggggtgCCCCGGGGGTGGGCGAGGACGGCAGCCGCACGACGAGGCTGCAGGCGGCAGCGGGGAAGCAGCACCGGGGGCGCCGCGAAGTcagggcagcgccgcggggccggtGCCCGGGGACCCCACGGGGACGGGGGGGccccaccacccctgcagccccaggggacGCCGCGCTGCcagggggaccccggggccggag from Calonectris borealis chromosome 29, bCalBor7.hap1.2, whole genome shotgun sequence includes:
- the ADAMTS4 gene encoding A disintegrin and metalloproteinase with thrombospondin motifs 4; protein product: MRHALLALLVAAVAAVGAAPGPPCPVTAPDGAGTRSRVGLAPRRAKRFASVPRYVEMLVVADESMARFHGAGLRRYLLTVLAAAARSFRHGSLGNPVELQVTRLVVLGQGTPGPPTTPNAAQMLRNFCQWQKGLNVPDEDSPLHFDTAILFTRQDLCGAATCDTLGMADVGTVCDPERSCAIVEDDGLQSAFTAAHELGHVFNMLHDTSQPCRELNSRSGATRRVMAPVLSSLEPGEMWSPCSARFITDFLDNGHGHCLLDKPPEWLQLPSALPGSVYPVLRQCQLAFGPDSRHCGDLQPPCASLWCTGHVGGRSVCQTKHFPWADGTPCAPGRACMDGLCVSNGRMQELTMPVDGGWGPWGPWGGCSRTCGGGVQLSHRNCTAPVPRHGGRYCEGKRTRFQSCNVEECPGSTPLAFREEQCAAYNHRPELVKGLPAPLDWVPRYSGVPERDQCKLTCQSQTLGYYHVLQPRVADGTPCSPESTGVCVQGRCIPAGCDRVIGSKKKFDKCMTCGGDGSGCTKVYGSFTKPRYGYNDVVTIPAGATHLLVRQISAAGSEDVFLALRRPAGGSLLNGGYVLVPSPTDVVLAGGATLRYSGATAATETLAGRGPLREPLVLQALVVDERRPPRLKYSFFVPQAQRRPSAAWEKQKAEILEILRSLQRDK